A region from the Bacteroidota bacterium genome encodes:
- a CDS encoding T9SS type A sorting domain-containing protein, translating into MKKIYFLFSLLSIGFFVRSNAQCTITSGPTVTPNGLSISVTGTGTGAAIPQYVYDWGDATSPGTSQTSTHTYASAGTYALCMYYVDVSNSSCVDTNCTSVTVTATGINTADAISRSFKCVPNPVSSSTQIDYALSMSASVNIRVYDVLGNEVAVLENGTVAAGQHIINWNTDGLSKGVYFIRMQAGDISTTIKVVKQ; encoded by the coding sequence ATGAAAAAAATCTACTTTCTTTTTTCGCTTCTCTCGATCGGATTCTTCGTCCGCTCGAATGCCCAGTGCACCATCACTTCCGGACCAACTGTTACTCCGAATGGTTTATCCATTTCTGTTACGGGTACCGGAACCGGAGCCGCAATTCCACAATACGTTTACGATTGGGGTGATGCAACAAGTCCGGGAACAAGTCAGACTTCTACGCATACCTACGCAAGCGCCGGAACATACGCACTCTGTATGTACTACGTGGATGTGTCGAACTCCAGTTGTGTCGATACTAACTGCACTTCAGTCACTGTTACTGCAACCGGCATCAACACAGCCGACGCGATCAGCCGGTCATTCAAATGTGTTCCTAATCCTGTAAGTTCTTCTACACAGATCGATTATGCGCTTTCCATGAGCGCATCTGTGAACATACGCGTGTACGATGTACTCGGCAATGAAGTGGCTGTGCTCGAGAATGGAACTGTTGCTGCAGGACAGCACATCATCAACTGGAATACCGACGGACTTTCGAAAGGAGTTTATTTCATTCGAATGCAGGCGGGAGATATTTCTACGACGATCAAAGTGGTGAAACAATAA
- a CDS encoding GatB/YqeY domain-containing protein — protein MGIEEKINADIKTAMLAKEQGKLEALRAIKSVVIILKTSPEGLTEDAAMKALQKEVKKRRETAEIYNQQNRKDLTDVEIFQAGIIEQYLPKQMSEADLRAALAQLIKEVGASSPADMGKVMGAATKKFAGQADGKMISSIVKELLATPQ, from the coding sequence ATGGGAATTGAAGAAAAAATAAATGCTGATATCAAAACAGCAATGCTTGCTAAAGAGCAGGGAAAACTCGAAGCATTGCGCGCGATCAAATCGGTGGTCATTATTCTCAAAACGTCACCGGAAGGATTAACAGAAGACGCAGCAATGAAAGCGCTGCAGAAAGAAGTGAAGAAGAGGAGAGAGACCGCAGAAATTTATAATCAGCAGAACAGGAAAGATCTCACTGATGTTGAAATTTTCCAGGCAGGGATCATCGAACAATATTTACCGAAACAAATGAGCGAAGCAGATCTTCGGGCTGCACTTGCTCAATTGATAAAAGAAGTGGGTGCATCATCGCCCGCAGATATGGGAAAAGTAATGGGCGCAGCAACAAAAAAATTCGCAGGACAAGCCGATGGAAAAATGATCTCATCCATTGTGAAAGAACTGCTCGCAACTCCGCAATAA
- the ftsZ gene encoding cell division protein FtsZ, whose translation MKFDLPEQSSIIKVIGVGGGGSNAVNHMYRAGIKGVDFVVCNTDKQALDMSPVPFKVVLGTTLTEGRGAGSIPEVGRNAAIENIEDIRTILANNTKMVFITAGMGGGTGTGAAPIIAGIAKEMGILTVAIVTVPFLFEGKKRRAQAEDGIEQLKQNVDTLLVICNDKLREMYGNLKLSDAFSHADDVLTIAAKSIAEVISLTQQINVDFADVCTVMKNSGVAIMGSAMASGENRAIRAVETSLNSPLLNDNNIIGARYVLLNIISGANEITMDELGEITDYIQEAAGQTAEIIKGYGVEPSYGDAVNVTIIATGFNQNNSAGYEYTRKTAEQKIVRSLVEPEIVEEKKEEPKVELANPLEPFLIHKQPDPQPEIKAEEIVEEKTEERANPLEPFLKSESTEEIISETVSAEVTNPLEPFLVANTAETVSEISSEPVAEVQEEKTEEVVVSEATPEIITEVSSEPVAETTTPENTTEEISSMPEFTLSTTSEETVTAEEQPEPVMNTEVEFEITNLNSSGEEKAVEWNNEPVWNDSSLVNETEKEVTAELPARMTQSDAENNISASTEVVPEIQAETTETPEVVMEKQEEIASVSEPVAEISSVNEPVLITKEEPVAETPSQETIDAEEEARRIKIIEQEKKAQERIQRLKELSMKLKTPQALNEMEKEPAYKRRNITLENVPHSSESQISRFTLTENEDKKIEIRPNNSFLHDNVD comes from the coding sequence ATGAAATTCGATCTTCCAGAACAATCCTCGATCATCAAGGTGATCGGCGTAGGCGGCGGCGGCAGCAACGCGGTCAACCACATGTACCGCGCAGGAATAAAAGGTGTCGACTTTGTTGTCTGCAATACCGACAAGCAGGCGCTCGACATGAGCCCTGTTCCGTTCAAAGTCGTGCTTGGTACTACACTCACCGAAGGGCGTGGCGCTGGATCCATTCCGGAAGTCGGAAGAAATGCTGCGATCGAAAATATCGAAGACATACGCACGATTCTTGCGAACAATACAAAAATGGTTTTCATCACAGCGGGAATGGGAGGTGGAACAGGAACAGGGGCTGCTCCCATCATTGCGGGAATTGCGAAGGAAATGGGAATTCTTACAGTGGCAATTGTTACGGTTCCATTTCTGTTTGAAGGAAAAAAACGCCGCGCACAAGCGGAAGACGGAATAGAACAACTCAAGCAGAATGTGGATACGCTGCTTGTGATCTGCAATGATAAATTGCGTGAGATGTATGGTAATCTGAAACTCAGCGATGCATTCTCCCATGCAGACGATGTGTTGACGATAGCTGCAAAAAGTATTGCGGAAGTCATCAGTCTCACGCAGCAGATCAATGTTGATTTTGCAGATGTATGCACCGTGATGAAGAACAGTGGAGTGGCTATCATGGGATCTGCAATGGCGTCGGGCGAGAATCGCGCTATACGTGCAGTTGAAACTTCGCTTAATTCTCCGCTGCTCAATGATAACAACATCATCGGTGCGCGCTATGTACTGCTCAACATCATCTCCGGTGCGAATGAGATCACGATGGATGAACTCGGGGAGATCACCGATTACATACAGGAAGCAGCCGGGCAAACAGCAGAGATCATCAAAGGTTACGGAGTAGAACCTTCCTATGGAGATGCGGTGAATGTGACCATCATTGCTACAGGATTCAATCAGAATAATTCTGCAGGATACGAGTACACGCGCAAAACTGCCGAACAGAAAATTGTACGTTCACTGGTAGAACCGGAAATTGTAGAAGAGAAAAAAGAAGAACCGAAAGTGGAACTTGCAAATCCACTCGAACCATTTCTCATTCACAAACAGCCCGATCCGCAACCTGAAATAAAAGCAGAAGAAATTGTTGAAGAAAAAACCGAAGAAAGAGCGAACCCGCTTGAACCATTCCTGAAATCAGAATCAACGGAAGAAATTATTTCAGAAACTGTTTCTGCTGAAGTGACAAATCCGCTCGAACCGTTTCTTGTTGCAAATACTGCGGAGACTGTAAGTGAAATTTCAAGCGAACCTGTTGCAGAAGTGCAGGAAGAAAAAACAGAAGAGGTGGTTGTAAGCGAAGCTACACCGGAGATCATTACGGAAGTTTCTTCTGAACCCGTTGCAGAAACAACAACACCCGAAAATACTACGGAAGAAATTTCTTCCATGCCGGAGTTCACGCTGAGCACAACCAGCGAAGAAACAGTAACCGCCGAAGAGCAACCAGAACCTGTTATGAATACCGAGGTTGAATTCGAGATCACAAATCTCAATTCATCCGGCGAAGAAAAAGCGGTGGAGTGGAATAATGAGCCGGTGTGGAATGATTCTTCATTGGTGAATGAAACAGAAAAAGAAGTAACAGCAGAATTGCCCGCCCGGATGACACAGTCGGACGCGGAAAATAATATTTCTGCTTCTACGGAAGTTGTTCCGGAGATCCAGGCAGAAACGACTGAAACACCGGAAGTGGTGATGGAAAAACAGGAAGAGATCGCTTCAGTGAGTGAACCTGTTGCTGAAATTTCTTCAGTGAATGAACCGGTGCTCATTACAAAAGAAGAGCCGGTTGCTGAAACTCCATCGCAGGAAACCATCGACGCGGAAGAAGAAGCACGCCGCATCAAGATCATTGAGCAGGAGAAAAAAGCGCAGGAGCGTATCCAGCGTTTGAAGGAACTGAGCATGAAACTGAAAACTCCGCAAGCGCTCAATGAAATGGAAAAGGAGCCGGCTTACAAACGCAGAAACATCACGCTCGAGAATGTTCCGCACTCATCTGAATCGCAGATCTCACGTTTTACACTGACGGAGAACGAAGATAAAAAGATCGAGATCCGCCCGAATAATTCTTTCCTGCACGATAACGTTGACTAA
- the ftsA gene encoding cell division protein FtsA: MASENLNDLVVGLDIGTTKIAVLVGSRNEHGKIQILGIGKAESLGVARGVVLNIDETVRAIRQAVDEASNKANVNIKVVNVGIAGQHIKSLQHRGMRTRRSIEDEISQKDIDELIEDMYRLAMQPGEEIIHVIPQEYIVDNEVGIKNPIGMAGTRLEANFHIITGQVAAAKNIYKCVAKAGLEVADLTLEPLASADAVLSEEEKEAGVVLVDIGGGTTDVAVFHDGIIRHTAVIPFGGNIITEDIKEGCSIIKTQAELLKIKFGSALASENQENEIVSIPGLRGRPHKEISVKNLAHIIQARMEEIIEHVYYEIKNSGFEKKLIAGIVVTGGGSQLKHITQLIEYVTGMDTRVGFPNEHLGASSEEITSPTYATGVGLVLRGLLKHQKQKAAEAKTNKVQNHSQKTKGNWFDQIFSKGKQWFEDDNSH; the protein is encoded by the coding sequence ATGGCATCAGAAAATTTAAATGATCTCGTCGTTGGACTTGATATAGGTACAACCAAGATCGCCGTTCTCGTAGGCAGTCGCAACGAACACGGAAAGATCCAGATCCTCGGTATTGGAAAAGCAGAATCACTCGGTGTTGCCCGCGGTGTTGTTCTGAATATTGATGAAACGGTCCGCGCCATAAGGCAGGCGGTGGACGAAGCTTCCAACAAAGCGAACGTCAACATCAAAGTCGTGAATGTCGGCATTGCCGGACAGCACATCAAATCTTTGCAGCATCGCGGTATGCGAACGCGCCGAAGCATTGAAGATGAAATTTCGCAAAAAGATATTGACGAACTCATCGAAGACATGTATCGTCTCGCCATGCAACCGGGCGAAGAGATCATTCACGTTATTCCGCAGGAATATATCGTGGACAATGAAGTGGGAATTAAAAATCCGATCGGGATGGCAGGCACACGGCTCGAAGCGAATTTTCACATCATCACCGGGCAGGTTGCGGCAGCAAAAAATATTTACAAATGTGTTGCGAAAGCCGGGCTCGAGGTGGCCGATCTTACACTCGAACCACTCGCGTCTGCCGATGCAGTGTTGAGTGAAGAAGAAAAAGAAGCAGGTGTGGTGCTCGTGGATATCGGTGGCGGAACAACTGATGTTGCAGTTTTTCACGATGGCATTATCCGCCACACTGCCGTAATTCCATTCGGTGGAAATATTATCACGGAAGACATCAAAGAAGGATGCAGCATTATAAAAACGCAGGCAGAGTTGCTGAAAATAAAATTCGGATCGGCGCTTGCGAGCGAGAATCAGGAAAATGAAATTGTATCCATTCCCGGTTTGCGCGGGCGCCCGCACAAAGAAATTTCAGTGAAGAATCTCGCACACATCATCCAGGCGCGCATGGAAGAGATCATCGAACACGTGTACTATGAAATAAAAAATTCCGGGTTTGAGAAAAAACTCATCGCTGGTATCGTGGTCACCGGTGGAGGAAGCCAGTTGAAACACATTACACAACTCATCGAATACGTAACAGGAATGGATACGCGCGTTGGTTTTCCAAATGAACATCTCGGTGCAAGTTCAGAAGAGATTACGAGCCCTACTTACGCAACAGGGGTAGGATTAGTGCTTCGCGGATTATTGAAACACCAGAAACAAAAAGCTGCGGAAGCAAAAACAAATAAAGTGCAGAATCATTCGCAGAAAACGAAAGGCAATTGGTTTGACCAGATTTTCTCGAAGGGAAAACAGTGGTTTGAAGATGATAATTCACATTGA
- a CDS encoding UDP-N-acetylmuramate--L-alanine ligase — protein sequence MKTHHLHNIYFIGIGGIGMSALARFFLASGKKVSGYDKTPSAITDELQKEGAVIHFDDEVKNIPEEIRKSTEGVLVVWTPAVPEDHHELNWFRSENYKLMKRAQVLGLITDDAHTIAIAGTHGKTTTTTLTAHLLRTGGIDCSAFLGGVSGNYHTNLLLGKNISDEKIPAIEKIVVAEADEFDRSFLWLHPAVAIITSVDADHLDIYNDASAMYDSYRQFAGQVKEKVIAKKTVIEKLGLVKTKVLSYSLDSNATDSYAENIRIRNGKYYFDMNCCGDRLEDLSLGLPGRHNVENAVAAVSAAKQAGVKNEAVREALSSFKGVARRFDYRFVNEKVVYIDDYGHHPAELEACISSAQELFPGKKITAVFQPHLFSRTKDFAGEFASALSKLDDVILLEIYPAREKPIAGINSSFLLSLIKTKKKNLYTKEELVEKTMQHDFDVLITMGAGDIDRFVEPFENALRRKFNTEATSRKENTK from the coding sequence ATGAAGACACATCATCTGCATAATATTTATTTCATCGGTATCGGCGGTATCGGAATGAGTGCGCTTGCCCGTTTCTTTCTTGCTTCAGGAAAAAAAGTTTCCGGTTACGACAAAACTCCTTCTGCGATTACGGATGAATTGCAGAAAGAAGGAGCAGTAATTCATTTTGATGACGAAGTGAAAAATATTCCGGAAGAGATCAGGAAAAGTACGGAAGGTGTACTCGTGGTGTGGACGCCGGCTGTTCCGGAAGATCACCATGAACTCAATTGGTTTCGTTCCGAAAATTACAAACTCATGAAGCGCGCGCAGGTGCTCGGGCTCATCACGGACGACGCGCACACGATCGCGATCGCGGGCACGCACGGAAAAACGACGACGACTACACTCACTGCGCATTTGTTGCGTACCGGGGGCATCGACTGTTCCGCTTTTCTCGGTGGTGTTTCCGGGAATTATCATACCAATCTTCTTCTTGGAAAAAATATTTCCGATGAAAAAATTCCCGCGATAGAAAAAATTGTTGTTGCAGAAGCAGACGAATTCGACCGTTCATTTTTATGGCTGCATCCCGCAGTCGCCATCATCACTTCGGTTGATGCCGATCATCTCGATATTTATAACGATGCTTCTGCGATGTATGATTCCTACAGGCAATTTGCAGGACAAGTGAAGGAGAAAGTGATCGCGAAAAAAACAGTGATTGAAAAACTCGGGCTCGTGAAAACAAAAGTCCTGAGCTATTCACTCGATTCCAATGCAACGGATTCTTACGCGGAGAATATCCGGATCAGGAATGGAAAATATTATTTCGATATGAATTGCTGCGGAGATCGTCTCGAAGATCTGAGTCTCGGTTTGCCCGGGAGGCATAACGTGGAGAATGCGGTAGCTGCAGTTTCAGCGGCGAAACAGGCTGGTGTGAAAAATGAAGCGGTGCGTGAAGCGCTTTCTTCTTTCAAAGGAGTTGCGCGGCGTTTTGATTATCGTTTTGTAAATGAAAAAGTAGTTTACATTGACGATTACGGCCATCACCCGGCCGAACTGGAAGCGTGCATTTCATCGGCGCAGGAATTATTTCCCGGGAAAAAGATTACTGCAGTTTTTCAGCCGCATCTTTTTTCACGCACAAAAGATTTCGCCGGTGAATTTGCTTCGGCGCTCAGCAAACTTGACGATGTGATCCTTCTCGAAATTTATCCGGCAAGAGAAAAACCGATCGCGGGGATCAATTCTTCTTTCCTGTTGTCATTGATAAAAACGAAAAAGAAAAATCTCTATACAAAAGAAGAACTCGTGGAAAAAACAATGCAGCATGATTTTGATGTGCTCATCACCATGGGAGCGGGCGACATCGATCGTTTTGTTGAACCATTTGAGAATGCATTGCGAAGAAAATTCAATACCGAAGCGACAAGCAGAAAGGAGAATACAAAATGA
- the murG gene encoding undecaprenyldiphospho-muramoylpentapeptide beta-N-acetylglucosaminyltransferase, whose product MPQLKFIISGGGTGGHIFPAIAIANALKLRVPDADFLFVGAEGRMEMEKVPAAGFRIEGLKIAGLQRKLTLSNFSFPFKLLGSIMRAKKILKRFRPDAAIGTGGYASGPMLRVASNAGIPTLIQEQNSFPGITNKILSKKANRICVAYEGMEKYFPKEKIVFTGNPVRSDILELEGKRKQALGIFGLAADKKIVLVIGGSLGARTINETIKQCLQQLRENNIQLIWQTGKNYFREAEEAVKNDQRGMKVFDFISKMDLAYAAADVIVSRAGASSVSELCLVKKPAILVPSPNVAEDHQSKNAMSLVRKEAALLVKDAEAKEKLPARIIDLLNDKLMQEKLSANISTLAVKNSAELIANEVLELIGKKKTG is encoded by the coding sequence TTGCCACAGCTTAAATTCATCATCAGCGGCGGCGGTACAGGCGGACATATTTTTCCGGCCATCGCTATTGCAAATGCACTCAAACTCCGCGTTCCGGATGCAGATTTTCTTTTTGTGGGAGCGGAAGGAAGAATGGAAATGGAAAAGGTTCCCGCTGCAGGATTCCGTATCGAAGGATTGAAGATCGCCGGATTGCAACGCAAACTCACGCTGAGTAATTTTTCTTTTCCTTTCAAATTACTCGGCAGCATCATGCGCGCGAAAAAAATACTGAAACGTTTTCGCCCTGATGCAGCTATTGGAACAGGAGGTTATGCAAGTGGTCCCATGCTGCGTGTTGCGTCCAATGCAGGAATTCCTACACTCATACAGGAACAGAATTCATTTCCCGGCATCACGAATAAAATTCTCTCGAAGAAAGCAAATCGCATCTGCGTGGCTTATGAAGGAATGGAAAAATATTTTCCGAAAGAAAAAATTGTTTTTACAGGAAACCCTGTTCGCAGTGATATTCTTGAACTGGAAGGAAAAAGAAAACAGGCATTGGGCATCTTCGGCCTTGCTGCGGATAAAAAAATAGTGCTGGTCATCGGAGGAAGCCTCGGGGCAAGAACAATCAACGAAACGATAAAGCAATGTCTGCAACAACTGCGTGAAAATAATATTCAACTCATCTGGCAAACGGGGAAAAATTATTTCCGCGAAGCAGAAGAAGCAGTGAAAAATGACCAGCGCGGAATGAAAGTTTTTGATTTCATTTCAAAAATGGATCTCGCGTATGCTGCCGCCGATGTGATCGTGTCGCGCGCGGGAGCAAGTTCCGTATCGGAATTATGCCTGGTAAAGAAACCAGCCATTCTCGTGCCTTCACCGAATGTGGCGGAAGATCACCAGTCTAAAAATGCGATGTCGCTGGTGAGAAAAGAAGCGGCATTACTCGTGAAAGATGCGGAGGCAAAGGAAAAACTTCCTGCAAGGATCATTGATTTATTGAACGATAAATTGATGCAGGAAAAACTTTCTGCGAACATCAGCACACTCGCTGTGAAAAATTCAGCAGAGCTCATAGCGAATGAAGTGCTTGAACTGATCGGAAAAAAGAAAACAGGATGA
- a CDS encoding FtsW/RodA/SpoVE family cell cycle protein: MATENRIKLFGFLKGDKVVWVIVVLLSLLSLLAVYSSIVALAYKHHDGQTEFYLFKHARLILLGFALMYITHRIRYVYFSRVSQIMLFISVPLLLYTLIHGASVNDASRWIAIPGVGLTFQSSDFAKLALIMYVARVLTQKQDQLNDFKQVFRSIMLPVFLICGLILPANFSTAALLFTTCLILMFIGRVPFKSIVKVLGIAIAGFSMLIMMGYFFPKALPRVHVWEQRIVEFFKGEEEKDPDKSLQAKLAKIAVATGGITGKGAGNSTQRNFLPEAYSDFIYAIIIEEYGSIFGGIGITLLYMILLYRGVRVATKSQKTFGTLLAFGLSFSLIFQALINMAVAVNLFPVTGQSLPFLSMGGTSLLFSSIAIGIILSVSRETESGEDIEAENKTEGIQRGGEVATA; encoded by the coding sequence ATGGCAACTGAGAACAGGATAAAATTATTCGGATTTCTCAAAGGCGACAAAGTGGTCTGGGTGATCGTTGTGCTGCTTTCTTTGCTTTCCTTGCTTGCAGTTTACAGTTCCATTGTTGCTCTTGCTTACAAACATCATGACGGGCAAACTGAATTTTATCTTTTCAAACATGCGCGTCTCATCCTGCTCGGGTTTGCACTCATGTACATCACGCACCGCATCCGCTACGTTTATTTTTCGCGCGTCTCACAGATCATGCTTTTTATTTCTGTGCCGCTTCTGCTCTATACACTTATTCATGGTGCGAGTGTGAATGATGCATCACGCTGGATCGCTATACCGGGAGTCGGCCTTACTTTTCAGTCTTCAGATTTTGCAAAGCTCGCGCTCATTATGTATGTCGCACGCGTGCTCACGCAGAAGCAGGATCAGCTCAATGATTTCAAACAGGTTTTCAGATCCATCATGCTTCCTGTTTTTCTCATTTGCGGATTGATCCTTCCCGCGAATTTTTCTACTGCTGCATTACTCTTCACCACGTGTCTTATCCTCATGTTCATCGGCCGTGTTCCGTTCAAGTCCATCGTTAAAGTGCTGGGCATTGCCATCGCAGGATTTTCCATGCTCATCATGATGGGATATTTTTTCCCGAAAGCACTTCCGCGCGTTCACGTGTGGGAACAACGTATCGTTGAATTTTTCAAAGGAGAAGAAGAAAAAGATCCGGACAAAAGTCTCCAGGCAAAACTCGCGAAGATCGCAGTGGCAACAGGAGGCATCACGGGTAAAGGCGCGGGCAATTCCACGCAGCGGAATTTTCTTCCCGAAGCGTATTCCGATTTTATTTATGCGATCATCATCGAAGAATACGGATCTATTTTCGGCGGCATCGGAATTACTCTTCTCTACATGATCCTTTTGTACCGCGGTGTGCGCGTCGCAACAAAAAGCCAGAAAACATTCGGGACGCTTCTTGCATTCGGACTTTCATTCAGTCTCATTTTCCAGGCACTTATCAATATGGCGGTCGCCGTGAATTTATTTCCGGTCACCGGCCAGTCGCTTCCTTTCCTGAGCATGGGAGGAACTTCATTGTTATTCTCCAGCATCGCAATTGGAATTATTCTCAGTGTAAGCCGCGAAACAGAATCGGGTGAGGATATTGAAGCGGAAAATAAAACGGAAGGAATACAGAGAGGAGGTGAAGTTGCCACAGCTTAA
- the murD gene encoding UDP-N-acetylmuramoyl-L-alanine--D-glutamate ligase, with translation MKRIVIIGAGESGTGAAMLAKKKGMDVFVTDKNIIKQKYKDVLSNLGIEWEEGNHTEKKILSADEVIRSPGIPGTAPLIVALRKKGIPVISEIEFAARFTNAKMICITGSNGKTTTTHIIHHILKKAGMNVAMGGNVGKSFAALVAEKEYDYFVIELSSFQLDDMYDFRANIAVLTNITPDHLDRYDHKMENYSASKFRITQNQQPEDAFIFCMDDEITMQEMKKRKTAAHLYPFTQKNKVEEGAWLNGNEIIINTNHNQFSMTIEELALQGKHNIYNSMAAGIASRLLEVRKETVRESLADVQNIEHRMEFVARVNNIDFINDSKATNVNSTWFALESMTTPVVWIVGGVDKGNDYASLVELVKTKVKAIVILGTENAKIKKIFGSVVKNISEAKTAQQAVTLSSRFATKGDTVLLSPACASFDLFENYEDRGRQFKNAVRAL, from the coding sequence ATGAAACGCATCGTGATCATCGGCGCAGGAGAAAGCGGAACCGGCGCAGCAATGCTGGCGAAAAAAAAAGGAATGGATGTTTTTGTCACAGATAAAAACATCATCAAACAAAAGTACAAGGACGTTCTTTCAAATCTTGGGATCGAATGGGAAGAGGGAAATCACACGGAGAAAAAAATTCTCAGTGCCGATGAAGTGATCAGGAGCCCGGGCATACCGGGAACTGCGCCGCTCATTGTTGCATTGCGAAAAAAAGGAATACCGGTGATCAGCGAGATTGAATTCGCAGCGCGATTTACCAATGCGAAAATGATCTGCATAACGGGGAGCAACGGAAAAACAACGACGACACACATCATTCATCACATTCTGAAAAAAGCAGGAATGAATGTAGCGATGGGAGGTAATGTCGGAAAAAGTTTTGCCGCTCTTGTTGCAGAGAAGGAGTACGATTATTTCGTGATCGAACTGAGCAGTTTTCAGCTCGATGACATGTACGACTTCCGCGCAAACATCGCCGTGCTCACCAACATCACTCCCGATCACCTCGACCGGTACGATCACAAAATGGAAAATTATTCGGCTTCAAAATTCCGCATCACGCAGAACCAGCAGCCGGAAGACGCATTTATTTTCTGCATGGACGATGAGATCACGATGCAGGAAATGAAAAAAAGAAAAACAGCGGCGCACTTGTATCCTTTCACACAGAAAAATAAAGTGGAAGAAGGTGCATGGCTCAACGGAAATGAAATAATAATAAATACAAACCATAATCAATTCTCTATGACGATCGAAGAACTCGCACTCCAGGGCAAGCACAACATTTATAATTCCATGGCAGCCGGCATCGCCTCCCGCTTGCTGGAAGTAAGAAAAGAAACCGTGCGCGAATCACTCGCTGATGTTCAGAATATAGAACACCGGATGGAATTCGTTGCGCGCGTGAACAACATCGACTTCATCAACGATTCGAAAGCAACCAATGTGAATTCCACGTGGTTTGCACTCGAAAGTATGACCACTCCTGTTGTGTGGATCGTTGGCGGTGTCGATAAAGGGAATGATTACGCATCGCTTGTCGAACTGGTGAAAACCAAAGTGAAAGCGATCGTGATCCTCGGCACCGAGAATGCGAAGATCAAAAAGATATTCGGCAGCGTAGTGAAAAATATTTCTGAAGCGAAAACTGCACAGCAAGCTGTAACGTTGTCCTCGCGTTTTGCAACAAAAGGAGACACCGTTCTTCTTTCTCCTGCCTGCGCAAGCTTCGATCTTTTCGAGAATTATGAAGACCGCGGCCGCCAGTTCAAAAATGCTGTTCGCGCACTTTAA